One Streptomyces sp. V4I8 genomic window carries:
- a CDS encoding ABC transporter ATP-binding protein has product MTPPPGSLLAAQELRKAYGPTLALDGAEFSIHPGEVVAVMGPSGSGKSTLLHCLAGIVPPDSGSITYNGRELATMNDAQRSALRRSEFGFVFQFGQLVPELTCVENVALPLRLNGTGRKEAEKAALTWMERLEVDDLRKKRPGEVSGGQGQRVAVARSLVTNPRVLFADEPTGALDSLNGERVMELLTEAARSTNAAVVLVTHEARVAAYSDREIVVRDGRSRDMERVV; this is encoded by the coding sequence GTGACACCTCCTCCCGGTTCCCTGCTCGCGGCCCAGGAGCTGCGCAAGGCTTACGGCCCGACCCTCGCGCTCGACGGGGCCGAGTTCTCCATACATCCCGGTGAGGTCGTCGCCGTGATGGGGCCGTCCGGCTCCGGCAAGTCGACGTTGCTGCACTGCCTCGCCGGGATCGTGCCGCCGGACTCGGGGTCCATCACGTACAACGGGCGCGAGCTGGCCACCATGAACGACGCCCAGCGCAGTGCGCTCAGGCGCTCCGAGTTCGGGTTCGTCTTCCAGTTCGGGCAGCTCGTGCCGGAGTTGACCTGCGTCGAGAACGTCGCCCTCCCGCTGCGGCTCAACGGGACCGGCCGCAAGGAGGCCGAGAAGGCCGCCCTGACCTGGATGGAGCGGCTGGAGGTCGACGACCTGCGCAAGAAGCGGCCCGGTGAGGTCTCCGGCGGTCAGGGGCAGCGCGTCGCCGTCGCCCGCTCGCTGGTCACCAACCCGCGTGTGCTGTTCGCCGACGAGCCGACCGGCGCGCTCGACTCCCTCAACGGCGAGCGCGTGATGGAGCTGCTGACGGAGGCCGCCCGCTCGACCAACGCCGCCGTCGTCCTCGTCACCCACGAGGCGCGGGTGGCCGCCTACTCCGACCGCGAGATCGTCGTACGGGACGGCAGGTCCCGGGACATGGAGCGCGTCGTATGA
- a CDS encoding PadR family transcriptional regulator, with protein MSIGHTLLGLLESGPRHGYDLKRAFDEKFGHDRPLHYGQVYSTMSRLLKNGLVEVDGIEPGGGPERKRYAITDAGITDVQQWLATPEKPEPYLQSTLYTKVVLALLTRRDAADILDTQRAEHLRMMRILTDRKRRGDLADQLICDHALFHLEADLRWLELTAARLDKLAEVVVK; from the coding sequence ATGTCCATCGGTCACACCCTTCTAGGGCTCCTGGAATCGGGCCCCCGCCACGGCTACGACCTGAAGCGGGCCTTCGATGAGAAGTTCGGTCATGATCGGCCGTTGCACTACGGCCAGGTCTACTCGACGATGTCCCGGCTGTTGAAGAACGGGCTTGTCGAGGTCGACGGGATCGAGCCCGGCGGCGGGCCCGAGCGGAAGCGGTACGCGATCACCGACGCGGGGATCACCGACGTACAGCAGTGGCTCGCGACGCCCGAGAAGCCGGAGCCGTATCTCCAGTCGACCCTCTACACCAAGGTCGTCCTCGCGCTGCTGACCCGGCGTGACGCGGCCGACATCCTCGACACCCAGCGTGCCGAGCACCTGCGGATGATGCGGATCCTCACCGACCGCAAGCGGAGGGGGGACCTGGCCGACCAGCTCATCTGCGACCACGCCCTCTTCCACCTCGAGGCCGACCTGCGCTGGCTGGAACTCACCGCCGCGCGCCTCGACAAGCTGGCCGAGGTGGTGGTCAAGTGA
- a CDS encoding SPFH domain-containing protein: protein MPAPHVREFTAHSIGGGLALLLGLVGLLAGAGLIVSASAVSGAGGQAALIVTGILVAIAAILAMCGLNMVAPGEARVVQLFGRYRGTIREDGLRWVNPFTSRTKISTRVRNHETAVLKVNDAYGNPIELAAVVVWKVEDTAQATFEVDDFLEFVSTQTEAAVRHIAIEYPYDAHDESGLSLRGNAEEITEKLAVELHARVEAAGVQIIESRFTHLAYAPEIASAMLQRQQAGAVVAARRQIVDGAVGMVEAALARISEQGIVELDEERKAAMVSNLMVVLCGDRSPQPVLNTGTLYQ, encoded by the coding sequence ATGCCGGCACCGCACGTCCGCGAGTTCACCGCGCACAGCATCGGCGGCGGGCTCGCCCTGCTGCTCGGCCTGGTCGGGCTGCTGGCCGGCGCGGGGCTGATCGTCAGCGCCTCGGCGGTCTCCGGGGCCGGCGGCCAGGCGGCGCTGATCGTCACGGGCATCCTGGTCGCGATCGCCGCGATCCTGGCCATGTGCGGGCTGAACATGGTCGCGCCGGGCGAGGCGCGGGTCGTCCAGCTCTTCGGGCGGTACCGCGGGACCATCCGGGAGGACGGGCTGCGCTGGGTGAACCCCTTCACGTCCCGTACGAAGATCTCGACCCGGGTCCGCAACCACGAGACGGCCGTCCTCAAGGTCAACGACGCCTACGGCAACCCGATCGAGCTCGCCGCGGTCGTGGTGTGGAAGGTCGAGGACACCGCGCAGGCCACGTTCGAGGTGGACGACTTCCTGGAGTTCGTCTCCACCCAGACCGAGGCGGCGGTGCGGCACATCGCCATCGAGTACCCCTACGACGCCCATGACGAGAGCGGCCTCTCGCTGCGCGGGAACGCCGAGGAGATCACCGAGAAGCTCGCCGTCGAACTGCACGCGCGCGTGGAGGCGGCCGGGGTGCAGATCATCGAGTCGCGCTTCACGCATCTCGCGTACGCTCCCGAGATCGCCTCCGCGATGCTCCAGCGGCAGCAGGCCGGGGCGGTGGTCGCGGCGCGGCGGCAGATCGTCGACGGGGCCGTGGGCATGGTCGAGGCGGCGCTCGCGCGGATCTCGGAGCAGGGGATCGTGGAACTGGACGAGGAACGGAAGGCTGCGATGGTGTCGAACCTGATGGTGGTGCTGTGCGGCGACAGGTCCCCGCAGCCGGTCCTCAACACCGGGACGCTCTACCAGTGA
- a CDS encoding transglycosylase domain-containing protein translates to MGRAEDRRARQRGGRRAAPGRSSGSPSVAGGDPSATVVGTPPAAQGGRAAARRAARSGGRGGAGKGRIRRLFTWKKILGTFLGTCLLAIAAFIGLYLYVDVPSGNAAAQAAQRQSNVYKYSDGKTTLARDGKVNREIVDLSKVPKEVRDTFVAAENKSFYNDNGIDLKGTARGVLNTLMGKGAQGGSTITQQYVKNYYLSQEQTVSRKLKEIVISLKVDRQMSKDDILAGYINTSYYGRGAYGIQAAAQAYYRVDADKLSVEQGAYLAALLQAPSQYDWQAASDTGRKLVTARWNYVLDNMVEEGWLDKAERQGMTFPEPKEPKPTAGREGQKGYLIELANEQLISQLMKQDGITRSEAESQVVDQGWTITLNIDKKKQAQLEKAVKAQLTSKLDKKKRPVDADVQAGAVSVDPKTGKVVALYGGVDYFKHYTSNATRTDYQPASTFKPVILAAALEESAQTRSGKPITANTIYDGTSKRPVVDSDGNKVGFAPENEDDQDYGPITVQTAMNKSVNSVFAQMGVDVGMKNVMDVAGRLGMDTAKEQAVPAQTLGTMGASPLQMAGVYATLDNHGKKVTPSILKSAEHNSRTVDIPDPVGEQVISREAADTVTSVLTGVVDDGTAQRAVANNPEHEGQKVAGKTGTSDDNKSAWFTGYTPDLVTSVGLFGEDDKSPHPQVKMYGAGGEPRVNGGGFPAEIWAAYMFGVTDPDARFDLNTDQGAAVQPTWTPTPTQEPTTQEPTEEPTTQEPTETPTTEEPTETPTTEPPTEEPTTEPAPTAPTDEPTDDITVDPVRPGNEQ, encoded by the coding sequence ATGGGACGAGCGGAAGACAGACGAGCGCGGCAGCGCGGTGGCCGCCGCGCGGCGCCCGGACGGTCGTCCGGGTCGCCGTCGGTCGCCGGTGGCGACCCGTCGGCCACCGTCGTAGGGACACCTCCGGCCGCCCAGGGAGGCAGGGCCGCGGCCCGCCGGGCAGCCAGGTCCGGGGGCAGGGGCGGTGCCGGCAAGGGCCGCATTCGCCGGCTCTTCACCTGGAAGAAGATCCTCGGCACGTTCCTCGGTACGTGCCTGCTCGCCATCGCCGCGTTCATCGGGCTCTACCTGTACGTGGACGTGCCCAGCGGCAACGCCGCCGCCCAGGCCGCCCAGCGCCAGAGCAACGTCTACAAGTACAGCGACGGCAAGACGACCCTGGCCCGCGACGGCAAGGTCAACCGCGAGATCGTGGACCTGTCCAAGGTGCCGAAGGAGGTCCGGGACACCTTCGTCGCGGCCGAGAACAAGTCGTTCTACAACGACAACGGCATCGACCTGAAGGGCACGGCCCGCGGTGTGCTCAACACGCTGATGGGCAAGGGCGCGCAGGGCGGCTCGACCATCACCCAGCAGTACGTCAAGAACTACTACCTCAGCCAGGAACAGACGGTCAGCCGCAAGCTCAAGGAGATCGTCATCTCCCTGAAGGTCGACCGCCAGATGTCCAAGGACGACATCCTCGCCGGCTACATCAACACCAGCTACTACGGCCGCGGCGCCTACGGCATCCAGGCCGCCGCCCAGGCCTACTACCGCGTCGACGCCGACAAGCTCTCCGTCGAACAGGGCGCGTACCTCGCCGCGCTGCTCCAGGCACCGAGCCAGTACGACTGGCAGGCCGCGTCCGACACCGGCAGGAAGCTGGTCACGGCCCGCTGGAACTACGTCCTGGACAACATGGTCGAGGAGGGCTGGCTCGACAAGGCCGAGCGCCAGGGCATGACCTTCCCCGAGCCCAAGGAGCCGAAGCCCACGGCCGGCCGGGAGGGCCAGAAGGGCTATCTGATCGAGCTCGCCAACGAGCAGCTCATCAGTCAGCTCATGAAGCAGGACGGCATCACGCGCTCCGAGGCCGAATCCCAGGTCGTCGACCAGGGCTGGACCATCACCCTGAACATCGACAAGAAGAAGCAGGCGCAGCTGGAGAAGGCCGTCAAGGCGCAGCTCACCAGCAAGCTGGACAAGAAGAAGCGGCCCGTCGACGCGGACGTCCAGGCCGGCGCGGTCTCCGTGGACCCCAAGACTGGCAAGGTCGTCGCGCTGTACGGCGGCGTGGACTACTTCAAGCACTACACCAGCAACGCGACGCGCACGGACTACCAGCCCGCGTCGACGTTCAAGCCGGTGATCCTGGCCGCCGCCCTGGAGGAGAGCGCCCAGACCCGGTCCGGCAAGCCGATCACCGCGAACACCATCTACGACGGCACCAGCAAGCGCCCGGTCGTGGACAGCGACGGCAACAAGGTCGGTTTCGCCCCCGAGAACGAGGACGACCAGGACTACGGGCCCATCACCGTCCAGACGGCGATGAACAAGTCCGTCAACTCCGTCTTCGCGCAGATGGGCGTCGACGTCGGCATGAAGAACGTCATGGACGTGGCCGGCCGGCTCGGCATGGACACCGCCAAGGAGCAGGCCGTACCCGCGCAGACGCTGGGCACCATGGGCGCGAGCCCGCTGCAGATGGCCGGCGTGTACGCGACCCTCGACAACCACGGCAAGAAGGTCACCCCGAGCATCCTCAAGTCGGCCGAGCACAACAGCCGTACGGTCGACATCCCCGACCCGGTCGGGGAGCAGGTCATCAGCCGTGAGGCCGCCGACACGGTGACCTCGGTGCTGACGGGCGTGGTCGACGACGGTACGGCCCAGCGGGCCGTGGCGAACAACCCCGAGCACGAAGGCCAGAAGGTCGCCGGCAAGACGGGTACGTCCGACGACAACAAGTCGGCCTGGTTCACCGGCTACACGCCCGACCTGGTCACCTCGGTGGGCCTGTTCGGTGAGGACGACAAGTCTCCGCACCCGCAAGTCAAGATGTACGGCGCGGGCGGCGAGCCCCGCGTCAACGGCGGTGGCTTCCCGGCGGAGATCTGGGCGGCGTACATGTTCGGCGTGACGGACCCGGACGCCAGGTTCGACCTGAACACCGACCAGGGCGCGGCCGTCCAGCCGACCTGGACCCCGACCCCGACGCAGGAGCCGACGACCCAGGAGCCGACGGAGGAACCGACGACTCAGGAGCCGACGGAGACCCCGACGACCGAGGAGCCGACGGAGACCCCGACGACCGAGCCGCCGACGGAGGAGCCGACGACCGAGCCGGCCCCGACGGCACCGACGGACGAGCCGACGGACGACATCACCGTGGACCCGGTCCGACCCGGCAACGAGCAGTAG